GTCTTCCCTGCAGCTTTGTAAACACCTGCTATAGCTGCACCTGGAGGAACAAGAAAGCAACAGTCATTAAAGCTGTGCTATCTGCTCTGACAGAACTGAAATATGACAGCATAATGTAGAAAATCAGTAAATTAGGGTCTTGAtctgatttaaagctgctggagatgacaattttattatcagataaagacagattAGGCCACATTGATCAATAAACTCAAGtgaattttctcaaaaaaagatgcaaaagattgaaattgctgattgtgtttgttttgatctccaatgtaaacacttttattggCATTTTTAGAAGAATATTGCATATTGCAATCCATTTTGTTCTAGTATTgcgacatatatatatatatatatatatatatatatatatatactgtatatagtgttccagtattccctgtgatatcacctcaccaCCAAACAGTCCTTTCCATGtaagccaaaataaacatccaccattgttataccacaactttcagttcatgaaaacaccagtgttgtgttgggaagtcactttggtagAGATTTTAGGACTGACATAATAAATCAtagtaagaataaagtaaaaagactTCTATGCATTTGTCCACAGGACTCCACataccacaatgcaatgtgcaataCAGGTTAGATGTGAAccttaagtttaaaattatgaataattaaaatccataatttgaccaaaaacaacactgttgtcacagaaaaggcaggaatgaaagaactcaggcaggaagctgctgacactgttaatgcgtaaaagtgtgagattatttataatattccattgaatgataaacagacagcgctctgatcagttaaACTTTAATACAGCACACGCGTTTTTCTATTCAGatagcacattgtttcactatagtatgttcctgctgatgctgtcagcctcactatagtgtatgaatgaatgaataaatgaatgacttAACCCATCTGCGCATACggacacacaggcttcatcagctcaCTGtggatcagtccatcagatataaatctatatctttcctaaagaaTGTCATCAGTAAATTAAAGGATTGTATTTATCCTAaatgcagctgtcagatcttcaccaaccagaatcttctaacaatgggcaggtcgttttctaagagaactgattggtcaggaggtggggctTTAGCAcacgctcagatcctagccagaacaaaaacaaagcccagtcccgaccaggttagtcgttcagcctaagttaccatgaatggtaaatggactagatttatatagcgctttatccccacactgaagcagtcccaaagcgctttacatatcagctcattcacccaatcacactcacattcacacaccagtgggacagcactgccatgcaaggcgctagttgaccactgggagcaacttagggttcaggcaacttagggttcagtgtcttgcccaaggacactttgacacatagtcaggaactgggatcgaacccccaacctctcgatcagaagacgatcctctaccacctgagccacggtcgccctataatgaatggtgatttagctccataagacgttagcgagcttcgtaggacagcgcacactgattaaatcccggaattTAGCGCAATAAGAAGTAATCTAGCGTTGCAGCATAGGCCCAAAATGTCAGTGTATTTAAAGTCGAGATTacaacaaacttttgagcagcaattcCAACcattcacaactttttttttttcaaggaaatGATTGTCAATTTATTGATCAAGTGTCCTACACtacgtctttatctgataaacaaaattattgtctccagcagctttaattacaACCACAAATACAAATTTAGGGCCTGTACTCTGATGCTggattttcttttattgtgCTAATTTCTGGGATTTATTCATTGTGTGCTGCACTATGAAGCTGGTTATCTTTATACCtgggtaaatcaccatggtaacttatgctgaacgactaacctgctCAGGAACAGATTTTGTTATTGGATAAGATCTGACCGccttctgaccaatcagttctcttagaaaatcTCAATTTCCCAAACACTTCCACAAATGGCGGaggactacctgaatagaaacagtctgtttatcatccgataaattaatattgtataatctcactgtTTTACGCACCGACAGTGTCAGCATCTTCCTTCCTGCACTAACAGTGTTACTTTAGGCCTGAATCGTGAATTTGAACTCTTCATCTTTTAAAGAGTAATTGTCTGTTACTCCATGCTACGTAATGTAGGCTGCTCTGCAGATTCTCCTTGTttgattggtcagacactgCAAACTCCGCCCCTTTTATGCGAGTGTGCACGCAGTCAGGTTGCAAGGGGAGAAATATCCttgatatacttatccagcttcgtagttcAGGCCCTTAATGTAAGCAAAAGTCTTACTAGTGAGGACACCACCCAACAGTGGCCCCAGGATGCCCATGAGGAGGATGGCGATGGGCATATATCGAGCCACCTTGTGCTGTCGCAGCGTGGCGAGGGCGAGCAGCGCTGTAGGCAGGTGGAAGACCAGTGAGGACACAACTGCCCACAGGAACACTCCATACCACATCTCTGCACAAACACACGTCTATTGTTAAGAATCACAGCTATACAGTCCATGTACGCACTACACACAGTTCAACTGTTTTACAGTACAAATTTAAACACAACTTAACAGGAAGGTTTTTCTCATCTTCATCCTCAGAACATGTCAAgtgttgaaattaaataaaggtCTAGTGACTTGCTTAACCTGTTGCTTCCATGACTAAACCCTGCTGGGATTTAAAAAACACCATTAGATGATTCAttctaaataaacaataatactgCTCATGTAAATACAACTAAACAGTACTGTAttacacaaatacaaatatgtaTTGGGGTCTCAGTGATTTTTCTCACCactagggttgcaaaggggctGAAAATGTCATTTCCACAGGAAACATGGGAATTTTATAACCTGGAttccatcctaatctccttgtattattcaatgtttaatacaggcaattaaaacagagcagagcacaGTGCTGAACGGCCTCTCCGTGATgggcgccatgtttgttttgacactgcCTGGCGCAGGAGATATTACGTTCTTTATGTACAGCTTTGATTGACTCGGTTTCTTTTGAACCAGAGGAGTATGTGTTAGTGCCCGATCCTTTGAATGCATGCACTAAACGCATCTACATCCGGTCGGCCCATTTTACGGCAGTTCGTGTACGATTTAAAAGGTGGAAACCCTGCCATTtgaaaataattagaaatagttgttttgagtgaattccgatttaatttggtttttgattgtcaatgttgtgtattgtgttttgatccgtttttttcttaaatggtgttttttccttgttgtctttttttttttaaatgaacaattacaaacaacaaaaacagtcacatatttacatgtgcactattaaaatatttaacaaacattgtatggtcggtttacattcaaatatcacatcccaggagctctgtcgtGACGATTGACAGTGAAGGAAGTGAAGTACTCTGCGCATGCATTGAAAGGATCCAAAACATTCAGGCCCGTTAAGGATCGGGCACTGATAGTGAGCAGAAACGACCGCATTACCAAacccactttcttacaaaaagtaaagaagtgggtgtggcttattgccAGGTCAGGAATGTtatagaatattaaaaaaatataaacgaTTCGTGGAAACTATTTATTGGAATCAAATAGAAGTACAGATTAACttttaaataactgatgctgatattttagatAATGCTAAAAAGTATTTTCCTCTACTCTATTCAACATCCCTGGTAAAAGCTAACTTGGTCTAAAGTGGTCTTAGGTGcctgactcaaggattcttccttctgctgccGTAGGTTCGAATCCCACCtttgacatatatatttttttcattttaacaaatttaacacggcaaattccacttttaaaaacattttagggtttgtcctgggttagggctaaaataaaagggttagtggggtagctaaaaataaacacaagcgAAAGTACaaatgacggaactttaagtcacatggtgcacctatcacgtgacctaaacaggccaatgaggggcgcttaTGCATAGAGTGGCAGCCACGGCCATTTataattactcccaatttctggttaatCCCAATAAACAATTACCATgaaaagtttatcattttaaatgacCAAAACTCAGGTTCCTGAGTAAATTTAGCATTAACGTTCTGCCCCTTTGCAACCTTAATATGAaccacattcactttgacagATCTAATTCAACagtgtaaatgtaaaaatgagcaGGAGGATTTGAATTTTAAGGAGAGAA
This genomic window from Gouania willdenowi chromosome 6, fGouWil2.1, whole genome shotgun sequence contains:
- the tmem170a gene encoding transmembrane protein 170A, which translates into the protein MTDRYSEIGLFQQILGLNLVPRKNGTNRGNDTSLRDFSEMWYGVFLWAVVSSLVFHLPTALLALATLRQHKVARYMPIAILLMGILGPLLGGVLTSAAIAGVYKAAGKTMISLEALIFGVGQSFFVLVISFFRILATL